One window from the genome of Kaistella carnis encodes:
- a CDS encoding LTA synthase family protein, whose protein sequence is MKEIRFHEILALIYRLALAYFFYQVARLLFWFFNKNLIPVEGIGEYLKLAYHGIAFDTTAILYVNSLFILLSLIPILINTKKGYQKFLFYLYFITNGIAYSMNFGDFVYYKFSQARLTTAVMNVAQHENNIGKIFFTSIAEHPFVVIWFVALIALWIFLYKRVKVPIQKPVKLIPYFIFSTVTLCLTALLVVGGIRGDFKHSTRPINLVDANRYVKKPSQGNLVLNSVFSFFRTLNTNNFREVHFVDESFITENIKPYKLYHRDGVDPKPNIVIFILESFGKEYSGAFNKNTDIKDFVSYTPFFDSLATQSLIATNAFANGRQSIHGMSSVLAGIPSLKDAFTGSPYSNQKIQSIVSVSNDMGYDTSFFHGAPNGSMGFLGFGNILGFKHYYGKNEYNNDADFDGIWGIWDEPFFQYFAKTLNTKKSPFMATLFSVSSHHPFKVPEKYRGKFKKGPLEIHEPIGYTDYALKQFFETAKKMPWYENTIFVLVADHTNQIGYPEYEKAMNRFAIPILFYSPNPKFNLKGEVNEPSQQMDIYPTLADLMGYNKKIRSWGRSLVSDKKEDYIIVNSSGVEQFIIGNYIYLFDGKDFTGIYDIKDLGYEDNLLGKVNTPEIKNGELKSKAWYQDYMDRVINRKLN, encoded by the coding sequence ATGAAAGAAATTAGATTTCACGAAATTTTGGCGCTGATTTACCGACTCGCATTGGCCTACTTTTTTTATCAGGTTGCGAGATTGCTATTTTGGTTCTTCAATAAAAATTTAATTCCGGTGGAGGGAATTGGGGAATATCTTAAACTTGCTTATCACGGGATTGCTTTTGATACTACGGCAATTTTGTATGTGAATTCACTTTTTATTTTGCTTAGTTTAATTCCTATCCTCATCAATACAAAGAAAGGATATCAGAAGTTTCTTTTTTATCTCTATTTCATTACGAATGGGATTGCGTACAGTATGAATTTCGGTGATTTTGTGTATTATAAATTCTCCCAGGCGCGCTTAACTACTGCGGTAATGAATGTTGCACAGCATGAAAATAATATTGGAAAAATATTTTTCACTTCAATTGCAGAGCATCCTTTTGTCGTAATTTGGTTTGTCGCATTGATTGCGTTGTGGATTTTCTTATATAAAAGAGTAAAAGTTCCTATTCAAAAACCTGTAAAATTAATTCCTTATTTTATTTTTTCTACTGTCACTTTATGCCTAACAGCCTTACTGGTTGTGGGCGGGATTCGGGGCGATTTTAAACATTCTACAAGGCCCATCAATTTGGTTGATGCTAACCGTTATGTGAAAAAACCTTCTCAGGGAAATCTGGTGTTGAACAGCGTTTTCTCCTTTTTCAGAACTTTGAATACCAATAATTTCCGCGAGGTGCATTTTGTAGATGAAAGTTTCATTACTGAAAATATTAAACCTTATAAACTATACCACCGGGATGGCGTAGATCCAAAACCCAATATCGTCATCTTCATCCTGGAAAGTTTTGGTAAAGAGTATTCGGGCGCCTTTAATAAAAATACAGATATTAAAGATTTTGTTTCCTACACGCCATTTTTTGACAGTTTAGCAACCCAGAGTTTAATTGCCACCAATGCTTTTGCCAACGGAAGACAGTCCATTCACGGAATGAGTTCTGTTCTCGCCGGAATTCCGAGTTTAAAAGATGCGTTTACGGGTTCCCCTTATTCAAATCAAAAGATTCAGTCTATTGTTTCTGTTTCTAATGATATGGGTTACGATACTTCTTTTTTTCATGGCGCACCCAATGGATCCATGGGATTTTTAGGCTTCGGAAATATTTTGGGTTTCAAACATTATTACGGAAAAAATGAATATAATAATGATGCAGATTTTGATGGAATTTGGGGAATTTGGGACGAACCGTTTTTTCAGTATTTCGCGAAAACTTTAAACACGAAGAAATCACCTTTTATGGCGACCTTATTTTCGGTCTCTTCGCATCATCCTTTTAAAGTTCCGGAAAAATATCGCGGAAAGTTTAAAAAAGGGCCTTTAGAAATTCATGAACCCATTGGATATACGGATTACGCGCTGAAGCAATTCTTCGAAACAGCCAAGAAAATGCCTTGGTATGAAAACACCATATTTGTGTTGGTTGCCGATCATACGAATCAGATCGGTTATCCTGAATATGAAAAAGCCATGAACCGTTTTGCCATTCCTATTTTATTTTATTCACCCAATCCCAAATTTAACTTAAAAGGGGAGGTTAATGAACCATCGCAACAAATGGATATATACCCAACTTTGGCTGATTTAATGGGATATAACAAAAAAATTCGGAGTTGGGGACGAAGCTTGGTTTCAGATAAAAAAGAGGATTATATTATTGTAAATTCAAGTGGAGTAGAACAGTTTATTATTGGGAATTATATCTACCTCTTTGATGGAAAAGATTTTACCGGAATTTACGACATCAAAGATCTTGGGTATGAAGACAATCTGCTCGGAAAAGTGAACACGCCCGAAATTAAAAACGGTGAATTAAAAAGTAAGGCGTGGTATCAGGATTATATGGATCGTGTCATTAACAGAAAACTGAATTAG
- a CDS encoding CDP-alcohol phosphatidyltransferase family protein — protein MNFIKNNLANVFTLANLFSGSIGVINLITGNYEITAICIILSLILDFFDGFIARAMKSNSELGVQLDSLADMVSFGLLPGVVMYKALEPFSTQFLGVDLPFEIKYIGLFITLFSCLRLAIFNLDDEQTYYFKGLNTPSNTILIFGLYYAFMETGAFKIFFDHSALLILITLISSFLLVSPVKMISMKFKSMKIEDNYPKVALAIGVILILIFFKTVGIPLSMLYYILISVIFQKQLKA, from the coding sequence ATGAACTTTATCAAGAACAATCTGGCAAATGTTTTCACGCTGGCCAATTTATTTTCCGGCAGTATTGGGGTAATCAATTTAATTACAGGGAATTACGAAATTACCGCCATCTGCATCATTCTTTCCTTAATTCTGGATTTTTTCGATGGATTCATTGCGCGGGCGATGAAATCAAATTCTGAGCTCGGTGTTCAGTTGGATTCTCTTGCCGATATGGTCAGTTTCGGACTTCTTCCCGGTGTGGTTATGTACAAAGCTTTGGAACCTTTTAGCACGCAGTTTTTGGGAGTCGATCTCCCTTTTGAAATTAAATATATCGGACTTTTCATCACTTTATTTTCATGTTTAAGACTGGCCATTTTTAATTTAGATGATGAGCAGACTTATTATTTTAAAGGTTTAAATACACCTTCCAATACGATTTTAATCTTCGGATTATACTATGCATTCATGGAAACAGGTGCTTTTAAAATTTTCTTTGATCATTCAGCGCTTTTAATTTTGATCACTTTAATCTCTTCATTTCTTCTGGTAAGTCCTGTAAAAATGATTTCAATGAAATTTAAGTCCATGAAAATTGAGGATAATTATCCTAAAGTGGCCTTAGCCATTGGCGTGATTTTAATTCTGATCTTCTTTAAAACGGTCGGGATTCCTTTATCGATGTTATATTATATCTTAATTTCCGTAATTTTTCAAAAACAATTGAAAGCATAA
- a CDS encoding 3'-5' exonuclease — protein MNLKLHKPLCIFDLETTGVQVAKDRIVEISILKVNPDASRESKTWLVNPEMPIPKESSDIHGITDEKVKDSPKFKEIAGKVLEMISGCDLGGFNSNRFDVPLLAEELLRAGLDFDLSKFKLVDAQTIFHKMEPRNLTAAYQFYCRKNLENAHSAEADVLATFEVLDAQVGHYPDLPNDIAGLSEISSHHKFADLAGFIAFDKENKEVFTFGKYKGQRVKEVFQKDLGYYGWIQNADFPLYTKKVLTSIQLRSKF, from the coding sequence ATGAATTTAAAACTCCATAAACCACTATGTATCTTTGATTTAGAAACAACCGGAGTTCAGGTGGCGAAAGATCGGATCGTCGAAATTTCAATTTTAAAAGTTAATCCTGATGCTTCGCGGGAGAGCAAAACCTGGCTGGTTAATCCTGAAATGCCGATTCCGAAAGAGTCATCAGACATCCACGGAATTACGGATGAAAAAGTGAAAGACTCGCCAAAATTTAAAGAAATTGCCGGCAAAGTTCTGGAAATGATTTCGGGCTGCGATTTGGGTGGTTTTAATTCTAACCGTTTTGATGTTCCTCTTTTAGCGGAAGAACTTTTGAGAGCCGGTCTGGATTTCGATCTGAGTAAATTTAAACTGGTTGATGCGCAAACCATTTTCCATAAAATGGAACCGCGTAATTTAACGGCAGCTTATCAGTTTTACTGTAGAAAGAACCTTGAAAATGCGCATTCCGCAGAAGCGGACGTCTTGGCAACTTTCGAAGTTTTAGATGCGCAGGTGGGCCACTATCCGGATTTACCAAACGATATCGCCGGTTTAAGCGAAATATCTTCTCATCATAAATTTGCAGATTTAGCAGGTTTCATCGCTTTTGACAAAGAAAATAAAGAAGTTTTCACTTTCGGTAAATATAAAGGTCAAAGAGTAAAAGAGGTTTTTCAGAAAGATCTGGGATATTACGGCTGGATTCAGAATGCCGATTTTCCTTTGTACACGAAGAAAGTTTTAACTTCTATTCAATTAAGAAGCAAGTTCTAA
- a CDS encoding putative signal transducing protein — protein sequence MASLVKFKYYNNSLEANRDKQILANNGLQSFIANEQTIQSDWLLSQALGGIQLQVFEDEKEKAEEILKNFLENEHMELEVEHTISNPEFNFTCPKCGSNHLYRDENPGGLFGVSLLFFGFPIKSPSPIYHCYYCNNEFKI from the coding sequence ATGGCGTCTCTGGTAAAATTTAAATATTACAATAACAGCCTTGAAGCCAATCGCGACAAGCAGATTCTCGCAAATAATGGGTTACAAAGTTTTATCGCCAATGAACAGACCATACAGTCAGACTGGCTTTTGTCCCAAGCCTTGGGAGGAATACAGCTCCAGGTTTTTGAGGATGAAAAAGAAAAAGCAGAAGAGATTTTAAAGAACTTTTTAGAAAATGAACATATGGAGTTAGAGGTCGAGCATACGATTTCTAACCCTGAATTTAATTTCACCTGCCCGAAATGCGGTTCCAATCATCTTTATAGAGATGAAAATCCCGGAGGATTATTTGGCGTTTCTCTTCTCTTTTTCGGTTTTCCTATAAAATCACCAAGCCCTATTTATCATTGTTATTATTGCAATAACGAATTTAAAATATAG
- a CDS encoding fumarylacetoacetate hydrolase family protein, with translation MKIICIGRNYAEHAQELGNEVPESPVIFMKPDTAVLKKGSDFYIPEFSDDVHYELEVVLKISKGGKYIQDENADKYYDEIGLGIDFTARDLQSKLKEKGLPWELAKGFDGSAVLSEFYKKENFNMKNLNFSLRKNKEEVQNGTTSMMIFSPEKIIAFVSQYFTLRVGDLIFTGTPKGVGKVSENDMLQAFLEDEKVFDLRIQ, from the coding sequence ATGAAAATAATTTGCATCGGCCGAAATTACGCAGAACATGCACAGGAATTAGGAAATGAAGTTCCCGAAAGTCCTGTCATTTTCATGAAACCTGATACCGCGGTTTTAAAGAAAGGCAGTGATTTTTATATCCCGGAATTTTCAGACGACGTGCATTATGAACTGGAAGTTGTGCTGAAAATATCAAAAGGTGGAAAATATATACAGGATGAGAATGCTGATAAATATTATGATGAAATCGGTTTAGGTATTGATTTTACAGCCAGAGATCTGCAAAGTAAATTAAAAGAAAAAGGACTTCCGTGGGAATTGGCAAAAGGCTTTGATGGAAGTGCGGTGCTTTCAGAATTTTATAAAAAAGAAAATTTCAATATGAAAAATCTGAACTTCTCTTTAAGAAAAAATAAGGAAGAAGTGCAGAATGGAACTACGTCGATGATGATTTTCTCCCCGGAAAAGATCATTGCCTTTGTCTCCCAATACTTTACATTGCGAGTGGGCGATTTAATTTTCACGGGTACGCCAAAAGGCGTGGGAAAGGTTTCAGAGAACGATATGCTCCAAGCATTCCTGGAAGATGAAAAAGTATTTGATTTGCGAATTCAGTAG
- a CDS encoding universal stress protein, with amino-acid sequence MINIILPVDFSEATDKLVEGALKFAKETKGKICLIHVAPSDIGFAIGDMGFQYFPEVEQNEIKQELMQLNNLEQRIIAQGVDCEHLLKQGVAGDIILEYAKEKKASYMVMGSHGRSNMYDVFVGSLTKELTRRSPIPVLVIPIH; translated from the coding sequence ATGATAAATATTATTTTACCTGTAGATTTTTCAGAAGCCACTGATAAATTAGTAGAAGGCGCACTGAAATTTGCAAAGGAAACGAAGGGAAAAATATGCTTGATTCACGTGGCACCTTCCGATATTGGTTTTGCAATTGGGGACATGGGATTTCAGTATTTTCCTGAAGTTGAACAGAACGAAATTAAGCAGGAACTCATGCAGCTCAACAATTTGGAGCAACGAATTATTGCACAAGGCGTCGATTGTGAGCATCTGCTGAAACAAGGCGTTGCCGGTGATATTATTTTAGAATACGCCAAAGAAAAAAAAGCCAGTTATATGGTGATGGGTTCTCACGGACGCAGCAATATGTATGATGTATTCGTGGGCAGTTTAACAAAAGAGCTTACCCGCAGATCGCCAATTCCTGTTTTGGTTATTCCGATTCATTAA
- a CDS encoding DUF6427 family protein, which produces MFRLLSKESNIFSVPVYIGVLLLIVISFNFLDFNTLELISAAVTFGGVALGYFCFNAIALNYQTHLPLFLYTVFVFALYPGDLDIGIAVALFTNSIIILLLTNDDVSVRNYSYILVGAILAFNFIFLPTTWPMTIFVIFHIIGTSDRIGLHMFRLLFGITLVILSYLGIAYFFNLNSFNPAYFPFKGLKLMTKFDNLYWLTPILLLLIHAVMDHFRNFNRKSPTSRFKYTFLLVFSLAQLITIILYMGKTYEYLLLLALPASIILSRMLRFSKKYWMQEVGLWVIIACLIIFKLSTYFNFY; this is translated from the coding sequence ATGTTTCGATTACTTTCAAAAGAAAGCAATATTTTTTCAGTTCCGGTTTATATCGGGGTTCTTCTCTTGATCGTCATTAGTTTTAACTTTTTAGATTTCAACACTTTAGAACTTATTTCAGCCGCCGTAACTTTTGGCGGTGTTGCTTTAGGATACTTTTGTTTTAATGCCATTGCATTGAATTATCAGACCCATTTACCTTTGTTTTTGTACACGGTGTTTGTTTTCGCATTATATCCGGGTGATCTGGATATCGGCATCGCAGTGGCGCTTTTCACCAACTCCATTATCATTTTACTTTTAACCAATGATGATGTTTCGGTGCGTAACTACTCTTATATTTTAGTGGGAGCTATTTTGGCCTTCAATTTTATTTTTCTGCCGACCACTTGGCCCATGACGATTTTTGTGATTTTCCATATTATTGGAACCTCAGACCGAATCGGTTTGCACATGTTCAGATTATTATTCGGAATTACCCTCGTTATTTTATCTTATCTGGGGATTGCCTATTTCTTTAATTTAAATTCATTTAATCCTGCCTATTTTCCATTTAAAGGGTTAAAATTAATGACGAAATTTGACAATCTTTACTGGCTGACTCCAATTCTCTTGTTATTGATTCACGCAGTGATGGATCATTTCAGAAACTTTAACAGAAAAAGCCCCACCAGCAGATTTAAATATACTTTTTTACTCGTATTTTCTCTGGCCCAATTAATTACGATTATTCTTTATATGGGAAAAACGTACGAATATTTACTTTTGCTCGCTTTACCGGCCTCCATCATTCTAAGCCGGATGCTGCGATTTTCTAAAAAATACTGGATGCAGGAAGTGGGTTTGTGGGTGATTATTGCGTGTCTTATCATTTTTAAACTTTCGACTTATTTTAATTTTTACTAA
- a CDS encoding DUF3109 family protein, with amino-acid sequence MIQIDDKLISEDIFSEEFVCNLSKCKGACCVEGDVGAPLDKSETEILDRIYEQVKPYLRPEGIAAIEKQGKWEIDPRDNDFVTPMVEDKECAYVIFDEKGITKCGIEKAYEDGAVDWQKPISCHLYPIRVDEYRTFTALNYHKWDICSDACTLGRELQVPIYKFVKIPLIRKYGEEFYQTLCDAADEWKKEYGS; translated from the coding sequence ATGATTCAAATTGACGATAAATTAATTTCTGAAGATATTTTTTCTGAAGAATTTGTATGTAACCTCAGCAAATGCAAAGGCGCATGTTGTGTAGAAGGCGATGTGGGAGCACCACTGGACAAAAGTGAAACCGAAATACTGGACCGTATTTACGAACAAGTAAAACCTTATCTCCGTCCGGAAGGAATTGCAGCAATCGAGAAACAGGGGAAATGGGAAATTGATCCGCGCGACAACGATTTCGTAACGCCAATGGTAGAAGATAAAGAATGTGCCTATGTAATTTTTGATGAAAAAGGAATTACAAAGTGCGGAATTGAAAAAGCCTACGAAGATGGCGCTGTAGATTGGCAGAAACCCATTTCATGTCACCTTTATCCTATTCGTGTAGATGAATACAGAACGTTTACGGCACTCAACTACCACAAGTGGGACATATGCAGCGATGCCTGTACTCTGGGCCGGGAATTACAGGTTCCGATCTACAAATTTGTAAAAATTCCTTTAATCAGAAAATATGGAGAAGAATTTTACCAGACACTTTGCGATGCTGCAGATGAGTGGAAAAAAGAATACGGTTCTTAA
- a CDS encoding MgtC/SapB family protein: MSEHFEILDIYKAVISLIAGLILGFEREMKDKSAGLKTITIICLGSTLFSILSYKLAGNGDPTRIASYIVSGIGFLGAGVIFKEGFNVYGLTTAGIIWIAAAIGMSIGFGEIYIAFVFLLVALVVMYVSKVLSKHFLSYHHNRILKFKIPSAQFVQKKVIVREIKKISKVAYQIAMEKKEDFIVVTMDLHITNKQIDELEIYLIENENVESFSY, encoded by the coding sequence ATGTCTGAACATTTTGAAATTTTAGATATCTATAAAGCCGTCATTTCATTGATTGCCGGATTGATTCTGGGATTTGAACGTGAAATGAAGGATAAATCTGCGGGTTTAAAAACAATTACCATCATTTGCCTGGGTTCTACTCTATTTTCTATCCTTTCCTATAAATTAGCAGGAAATGGCGATCCAACCAGGATCGCTTCATACATTGTGAGCGGAATCGGATTCCTGGGCGCAGGTGTTATTTTTAAAGAAGGTTTTAATGTTTACGGCTTAACCACAGCCGGCATCATCTGGATCGCAGCCGCTATCGGAATGTCGATCGGCTTTGGTGAAATTTATATTGCTTTTGTCTTTCTTCTTGTAGCCCTCGTGGTGATGTATGTTTCTAAAGTTTTATCGAAGCATTTTCTGTCGTATCATCATAACAGAATATTAAAGTTTAAAATTCCCAGTGCGCAGTTCGTTCAAAAGAAAGTAATCGTAAGGGAAATAAAAAAAATCTCGAAAGTTGCCTACCAAATTGCCATGGAGAAAAAAGAAGACTTCATTGTTGTAACCATGGATCTTCATATTACCAATAAACAGATCGATGAACTGGAAATCTACCTCATCGAAAATGAAAATGTAGAATCTTTCAGCTATTAA
- a CDS encoding DUF2931 family protein, which produces MSLFLLSCQEKGKIGQENFPYSVTATSPTEYPTEVHLGFFTDAKNQLICGVPKTGMLQAGWQGDGAKGGQGGSVIPAHIDLTYVAYAEKKFYHLDADLPKEKILEVFRKGYLTQSNEIGEDGKKIMVPAHYDILTVGMAPGGMVVIWLSGNKSRVEICRLQAKETFVDKDKFRPIPKSGETQEQFFDTKFKIAVPDSIQAEIEKNGIPFKLWDDYRIRYKYRFVVNPYDDKDKVTGVHNLQYSGEEDFITKQSDAEKYREQGIPYNVTVEFTKYFVNIIFDDRETISVFEELQEKHPGKPIDIVLTPTFMYKDIKVSVKCEQEEIKLQKYKMDGVYGG; this is translated from the coding sequence ATGTCACTATTTCTCCTGTCTTGTCAGGAGAAAGGAAAAATTGGACAAGAGAACTTCCCATATTCCGTAACCGCCACATCCCCAACAGAATATCCTACAGAAGTACATCTAGGGTTTTTTACCGATGCTAAAAATCAACTGATATGTGGTGTACCTAAAACTGGAATGTTGCAGGCGGGTTGGCAAGGAGATGGTGCTAAAGGAGGACAAGGCGGTTCTGTAATCCCAGCGCATATAGATCTTACGTATGTGGCTTATGCAGAGAAGAAATTTTATCATTTAGATGCAGACTTGCCCAAAGAAAAGATTTTAGAAGTGTTTAGAAAAGGGTACCTCACACAAAGTAATGAAATAGGTGAAGATGGAAAAAAAATTATGGTTCCTGCGCATTATGATATATTAACTGTAGGTATGGCACCAGGTGGTATGGTGGTTATCTGGCTTTCCGGCAACAAATCCCGCGTAGAAATTTGCAGGCTGCAGGCCAAAGAAACTTTTGTGGATAAAGATAAATTTAGACCAATTCCAAAATCCGGCGAAACTCAAGAACAATTTTTTGACACAAAATTTAAGATAGCGGTTCCGGATAGCATTCAGGCAGAAATAGAGAAAAATGGAATACCATTTAAACTGTGGGATGATTATCGGATTCGATATAAGTACCGTTTTGTAGTAAATCCTTATGATGATAAAGATAAGGTAACTGGTGTACACAATCTGCAGTATAGCGGCGAAGAAGATTTTATCACAAAGCAAAGCGATGCAGAAAAATACCGGGAACAAGGGATCCCTTATAATGTGACTGTAGAATTCACAAAATATTTTGTAAACATTATTTTTGATGATCGGGAGACGATTTCAGTATTTGAAGAACTTCAAGAAAAACATCCTGGTAAGCCGATTGATATCGTTTTAACGCCTACCTTTATGTATAAGGATATCAAAGTTTCTGTAAAATGCGAGCAGGAAGAAATTAAATTACAGAAATATAAGATGGATGGTGTTTATGGAGGTTAG
- a CDS encoding DUF2931 family protein: MNKILLPFLMSLFLLSCQEKGKIGQENFPYSVTTSAPSGYPIEVHLGFFTDDRNQLICGVSKTGIERSGWQWDGDEGGQGGSVIPAHIDLTYVAYAEKKFYHLDADLPKEKILEVFRKGYLTQSNEIGEDGKKIMVPAHYDILTVGMAPGGMVVIWLSGNKSRVEICRLQAKETFVDKDKFRPIPKSGETQEQFFDTKFKIAVPDSIQAEIEKNGIPFKLWDDYRIRYKYRFVVNPYDDKDKVTGVHNLQYSGEEDFITKQSDAEKYREQGIPYNVTVEFTKYFVNIIFDDRETISVFEELQEKHPGKPIDIVLTPTFMYEDIKVSVKCEQEEIKLQKYKMDGVYGG, translated from the coding sequence ATGAATAAAATTCTATTACCATTTTTAATGTCACTATTTCTCCTGTCTTGTCAGGAGAAAGGAAAAATTGGACAAGAGAACTTCCCATATTCCGTAACAACATCTGCACCGTCGGGTTATCCAATAGAGGTTCATTTGGGATTTTTTACAGATGATAGAAACCAACTAATTTGTGGAGTTTCTAAAACTGGAATAGAAAGAAGTGGTTGGCAGTGGGATGGAGATGAAGGAGGACAAGGCGGTTCTGTAATCCCAGCTCATATAGATCTTACGTATGTGGCTTATGCAGAGAAGAAATTTTATCATTTAGATGCAGACTTGCCCAAAGAAAAGATTTTAGAAGTGTTTAGAAAAGGGTACCTCACACAAAGTAATGAAATAGGTGAAGATGGAAAAAAAATTATGGTTCCTGCGCATTATGATATATTAACTGTAGGTATGGCACCAGGTGGTATGGTGGTTATCTGGCTTTCCGGCAACAAATCCCGCGTAGAAATTTGTCGCTTGCAGGCCAAAGAAACTTTTGTGGATAAAGATAAATTTAGACCAATTCCAAAATCCGGCGAAACTCAAGAACAATTTTTTGACACAAAATTTAAGATAGCGGTTCCGGATAGCATTCAGGCAGAAATAGAGAAAAATGGAATACCATTTAAACTGTGGGATGATTATCGGATTCGATATAAGTACCGTTTTGTAGTAAATCCTTATGATGATAAAGATAAGGTAACTGGTGTACACAATCTGCAGTATAGCGGCGAAGAAGATTTTATCACAAAGCAAAGCGATGCAGAAAAATACCGGGAACAAGGGATCCCTTATAATGTGACTGTAGAATTCACAAAATATTTTGTAAACATTATTTTTGATGATCGGGAGACGATTTCAGTATTTGAAGAACTTCAAGAAAAACATCCTGGTAAGCCGATTGATATCGTTTTAACGCCTACCTTTATGTATGAGGATATCAAAGTTTCTGTAAAATGCGAGCAGGAAGAAATTAAATTACAGAAATATAAGATGGATGGTGTTTATGGAGGTTAG
- a CDS encoding DUF2931 family protein yields the protein MKKIIISTLLTLLFWACKEKTKLSYSVTATSPTEYPTEVHLGFFTDAKNQLICGVPKTGMLQAGWQGDGAKGGQGGSVIPAHIDLTYVAYAEKKFYHLDADLPKEKILEVFRKGYLTQSNEIDENGKKMMVPAHYDILTVGMAPGGMVVIWLSGNKSRVEICRLQAKETFVDVNDFYQNADNENQEQFFNSWFKLAVPDSIQAEIEKNGIPFKLWDDYRIRYKYRFVVNPYDDKDKVTGVHNLQYSGEEDFITKQSDAEKYREQGIPYNVTVEFTKYFVNIIFDDRETISVFEALQEKHPGKPIDIVLTPTFMYEDIKVSVKCEQEEIKLQKYKLDGVYGG from the coding sequence ATGAAGAAAATCATAATTTCGACTTTATTAACATTACTTTTTTGGGCGTGTAAGGAAAAAACAAAATTATCTTATTCCGTAACCGCCACATCCCCAACAGAATATCCTACAGAAGTACATCTAGGGTTTTTTACCGATGCTAAAAATCAACTGATATGTGGTGTACCTAAAACTGGAATGTTGCAGGCGGGTTGGCAAGGAGATGGTGCTAAAGGAGGACAAGGCGGTTCTGTAATCCCAGCTCATATAGATCTTACGTATGTAGCTTATGCAGAGAAGAAATTTTATCATTTAGATGCTGACTTGCCCAAAGAAAAGATTTTAGAAGTGTTTAGAAAAGGGTACCTCACACAAAGTAATGAAATAGATGAAAATGGAAAAAAAATGATGGTCCCTGCGCATTATGATATATTAACTGTAGGTATGGCACCAGGTGGTATGGTGGTTATCTGGCTTTCCGGCAACAAATCCCGAGTAGAAATTTGTCGCTTGCAGGCCAAAGAAACTTTTGTGGATGTCAATGATTTTTATCAAAACGCAGATAATGAGAATCAAGAGCAATTTTTTAATTCCTGGTTTAAATTAGCGGTTCCGGATAGCATTCAGGCAGAAATAGAGAAAAATGGAATACCATTTAAACTGTGGGATGATTATCGGATTCGATATAAGTACCGTTTTGTAGTAAATCCTTATGATGATAAAGATAAGGTAACTGGTGTACACAATCTGCAGTATAGCGGCGAAGAAGATTTTATCACAAAGCAAAGCGATGCAGAAAAATACCGGGAACAAGGGATTCCTTATAATGTGACTGTAGAATTCACAAAATATTTTGTAAACATTATTTTTGATGATCGGGAGACGATTTCAGTATTTGAAGCACTTCAAGAAAAACATCCTGGTAAGCCGATTGATATCGTTTTAACGCCTACCTTTATGTATGAGGATATCAAAGTTTCTGTAAAATGCGAGCAGGAAGAAATTAAATTACAGAAATATAAGTTGGATGGTGTTTATGGAGGTTAG